A part of Lutra lutra chromosome 2, mLutLut1.2, whole genome shotgun sequence genomic DNA contains:
- the TMEM271 gene encoding transmembrane protein 271 codes for MKWSVRGACAALSSCLLLACALSAAAVGLKCFSLGSELRGEPFRLGAAAGAFYSGLLLAAGLSLLGAALLCCGPRDAPLAGPGPGPGLGVPAAPAGAPEAAPGEPGAAAGPSGPVNSQNLLLLGVLVFMLGVLSAFAGAVIDGDTVSLVERKYSHYCLPPRAPAAAPGPAPGPAAAAPGPAPGAQRSRSTLDSATSAKCRQLKDYQRGLVLSTVFNSLECLLGLLSLLLVKNYRSSQARRGRRGRRRGGRALARPRGGPGLRAQPPASRARRGRRGRRGRRLQPRPSEASILSPEESDFTAPGDCAGFAAHHAVSYINVGVFHAFDEAGVEVCCGGHPSVELPGYAPSDPDLNASYPYCCRPPCEAGRPWEPSPAC; via the coding sequence ATGAAGTGGAGCGTCCGCGGGGCCTGCGCCGcgctctcctcctgcctcctgctcgcCTGCGCGCTCAGCGCCGCCGCCGTCGGCCTCAAGTGCTTCTCGCTGGGCTCGGAGCTGCGCGGGGAGCCGTTCCGGCTGGGGGCGGCCGCCGGCGCCTTCTACTCGGGGCTGTTGCTGGCCGCCGGCCTCTCGCTGCTCGGCGCCGCCCTGCTCTGCTGCGGGCCCCGGGACGCGCCCCtcgcggggccggggccgggcccGGGGCTTGGGGTCCCCGCGGCCCCGGCAGGGGCTCCAGAGGCCGCGCCGGGAGAGCCGGGGGCCGCAGCCGGGCCCTCAGGGCCAGTGAACAGCCAGAACCTGCTCCTGCTCGGCGTTCTCGTCTTCATGCTCGGGGTCCTCAGCGCCTTCGCGGGCGCCGTGATCGACGGCGACACCGTGTCTCTAGTGGAACGCAAGTACTCCCACTACTGTCTGCCGCCCCGCGCGCCGGCCGCggcccccggcccggccccgggcCCCGCGGCTGCCGCTCCCGGCCCGGCCCCCGGCGCGCAGCGCTCCCGCAGCACCCTGGACAGCGCCACGTCCGCCAAGTGCCGCCAGCTGAAGGACTACCAGCGTGGCCTGGTGCTTTCCACCGTCTTCAACTCGCTCGAGTGCCTCCTGGGCCTGCTCAGCCTCCTGCTGGTCAAGAACTACAGGTCGTCGCAGGCTCGGCGGGGCCGGCGCGGCCGGCGGAGGGGAGGCCGGGCCCTGGCGCGGCCCCGCGGCGGCCCCGGGCTCCGCGCGCAGCCGCCAGCCTCCCGGGCGCGGCGGGGCCGGCGGGGCCGGCGGGGTCGGCGGCTGCAGCCGCGGCCGAGCGAGGCTTCCATCCTGTCCCCGGAGGAGTCGGACTTCACCGCCCCGGGGGACTGCGCGGGCTTCGCTGCGCACCACGCTGTCTCCTACATCAACGTGGGCGTCTTCCACGCGTTCGACGAGGCGGGTGTGGAGGTGTGCTGCGGGGGGCACCCGTCGGTGGAGCTGCCGGGGTACGCGCCCTCGGACCCCGACCTCAACGCCTCCTACCCCTACTGCTGCCGGCCACCCTGCGAGGCGGGGCGCCCGTGGGAGCCAAGCCCGGCCTGCTGA